Proteins found in one Zea mays cultivar B73 chromosome 1, Zm-B73-REFERENCE-NAM-5.0, whole genome shotgun sequence genomic segment:
- the LOC100285248 gene encoding Protein NPG1: protein MAAAEWDSRSVASPTGDWPPAAAASPIKGKAALPESDGGASASGSSEAKVDDGNIQEAESSLREGLSLNYEEARALLGRLEYQRGNVEAALRVFDGIDLQAAIQRFQPSLSDKPLSKRSNKLRADSSNSGSQHAASLVLEAIYLKSMSLQKLGKAMEAAKQCKSVLDAVESIFQCGIPGVMVEQKLQETVSKSVELLPELWKQAGAYQEALASYRRALLSQWNLDDECCTRIQKRFAVFLLYGGVEAAPPSLASQTEGSFVPRNNLEEAILLLMILLKKWFLGKTHWDPSVMEHLTFALSLCGQTSIIAKHLEEVLPGIYPRTERWYSLALCYFAVSHNEAALNLLRKSLNKNESPNDIMALLLAAKICSSNNLLSSEGVEYAKRAVRDAESSDGHLKSVALHVLGSCLSRKSKVASSDHQRSVLQAEALKSLNEAISLDRHNPELLFELGIEYAEQRNMHAALKCAKEFIDVTGGSVSKGWRLLLLVLSAQQRYSEAEVVTDAALDETAKWEQGPLLRIRAKLKVAQALPMEAVEAYRTLLALVQAQRKAYGSVKNGTEDNEDKVREVEVWHGLANLYSSLSYWRDAEICLQKAKALKTYSATTLHVEGNKHELHEKIQDAVAAYFNAISMEVEHVPSKVSIGALLSKQGPKFLPVARCFLSDALRLEPTNRMAWFYLGEVHKQDGRLADAADCFQAASMLEDSDPVESFRSL, encoded by the exons ATGGCGGCGGCGGAGTGGGACAGCCGGAGCGTGGCGAGCCCCACCGGGGATTGGCCACCGGCGGCCGCCGCGTCCCCGATAAAGGGGAAGGCGGCACTGCCGGAGTCGGATGGAGGTGCCTCGGCGTCCGGCTCATCGGAGGCCAAGGTCGACGATGGCAACATCCAGGAGGCGGAGTCGTCGCTCCGCGAGGGTCTCTCCCTCAACTACGAG GAAGCTAGAGCTCTCCTTGGGAGACTGGAATATCAGAGAGGCAATGTGGAAGCTGCTCTGCGAGTATTTGATGGAATTGACCTTCAAGCTGCTATTCAGCGCTTCCAACCTTCTCTTTCTGATAAACCACTCTCGAAGCGAAGTAACAAATTACGGGCAGATTCATCAAATTCAGGATCACAGCATGCTGCTAGCCTTGTTCTTGAAGCCATTTACTTGAAATCAatgtctcttcaaaagttgggcaAGGCAATGG AGGCTGCTAAACAGTGTAAAAGTGTCCTTGATGCTGTTGAAAGTATCTTCCAATGTGGCATACCTGGTGTTATGGTTGAACAAAAACTGCAGGAAACTGTCAGTAAATCTGTTGAGCTTCTCCCAGAACTTTGGAAGCAAGCTGGGGCCTATCAAGAAGCACTTGCTTCATACCGCCGTGCTCTTCTAAGTCAATGGAATCTTGATGATGAATGCTGCACAAGGATTCAGAAGAGGTTTGCTGTTTTCTTGTTGTACGGTGGTGTAGAGGCGGCCCCTCCAAGCTTGGCTTCACAAACTGAAGGTTCATTTGTTCCTAGGAATAACTTAGAAGAGGCAATCCTACTGCTCATGATACTATTGAAGAAGTGGTTCCTTGGGAAGACACACTGGGATCCATCTGTTATGGAGCATTTAACCTTTGCATTGTCACTGTGTGGCCAGACATCTATTATTGCCAAGCACCTCGAAGAGGTTTTACCTGGAATATACCCTCGAACCGAGAGATGGTATAGTCTAGCGTTGTGCTATTTTGCAGTTTCTCATAATGAAGCTGCATTAAACTTGTTGAGGAAATCTTTGAATAAGAATgagagtccaaatgacataatggCCCTCCTGTTAGCTGCTAAGATATGTAGTTCCAATAATCTTCTTTCTTCTGAGGGTGTAGAGTATGCAAAGAGAGCAGTCAGAGATGCCGAATCATCAGATGGGCATTTAAAGAGTGTGGCCCTCCATGTTCTGGGGAGTTGCCTGTCCAGGAAGTCTAAGGTTGCTTCATCTGATCACCAAAGGTCTGTCTTGCAGGCTGAGGCTTTGAAGTCACTCAATGAGGCAATTTCTCTTGACCGTCACAACCCAGAATTATTATTTGAATTGGGGATAGAGTATGCTGAGCAGCGGAATATGCATGCTGCCTTGAAATGTGCAAAGGAGTTCATTGATGTCACTGGTGGATCTGTCTCTAAAGGCTGGAGGTTGCTATTGTTGGTTCTTTCTGCACAACAAAGGTATTCAGAAGCTGAAGTTGTAACTGATGCTGCATTAGATGAGACCGCGAAGTGGGAACAAGGGCCATTGCTTAGAATAAGGGCTAAACTGAAGGTTGCTCAAGCATTGCCTATGGAAGCAGTTGAAGCATATCGCACCCTTCTTGCTCTTGTTCAGGCACAACGGAAGGCTTATGGATCTGTCAAAAATGGCACAGAG GATAATGAGGATAAAGTGAGGGAAGTTGAAGTTTGGCATGGTCTTGCCAACCTGTACTCTAGTCTTTCCTATTGGAGAGATGCAGAAATTTGCTTACAGAAGGCTAAAGCCCTCAAAACATACTCTGCGACAACCCTTCATGTAGAAG GAAACAAACACGAACTGCATGAGAAGATACAGGACGCGGTAGCTGCATACTTCAATGCCATCTCTATGGAGGTTGAGCACGTCCCATCCAAGGTCTCTATCGGTGCTCTCCTCTCTAAACAAGGGCCCAAGTTCCTACCAGTGGCGAGGTGTTTCCTCTCCGATGCCCTGAGGCTTGAACCCACGAACCGCATGGCCTGGTTCTACCTTGGGGAGGTTCACAAGCAGGACGGCAGGCTAGCTGATGCCGCCGACTGCTTCCAGGCGGCCTCAATGCTCGAGGACTCGGATCCTGTAGAAAGTTTCAGATCACTCTGA